One window from the genome of Mucilaginibacter ginsenosidivorans encodes:
- the lepB gene encoding signal peptidase I: protein MKRGIIVLIIICAAILGMWITARVMHIIVFYRITSASNSPAITPGQMVTASSLKKPAINAFVCFKRRGMSYVSIFRCIAKPGDSVEIRYGDVYVNNRKLDEPYVWNEYRITKKQLESIKDDVSKYQYPVYDFDDSLRNITCSLADMKKYHFKLRRLTVPRFEADSGMLLSFTKSGYNQDNFGPVKVPQKSWFVLGDNRHNAYDSRYLGFVKENEIIATVMGK, encoded by the coding sequence ATGAAGAGAGGCATCATCGTCCTGATCATCATATGTGCTGCCATATTAGGCATGTGGATCACGGCGCGGGTGATGCATATTATCGTTTTTTACCGTATCACATCCGCTTCAAACTCACCGGCGATAACCCCGGGGCAAATGGTTACCGCGTCGAGCCTTAAAAAGCCTGCCATAAACGCATTTGTGTGCTTTAAAAGACGGGGAATGTCATATGTATCGATATTTCGCTGCATTGCAAAACCAGGCGATAGTGTGGAGATACGATATGGTGATGTTTATGTAAACAACCGGAAATTAGACGAGCCGTATGTTTGGAACGAATACCGCATTACAAAAAAACAACTGGAAAGCATTAAAGATGATGTAAGCAAATATCAATACCCCGTTTACGATTTCGACGATAGCCTTAGAAATATTACCTGTTCGCTCGCTGATATGAAAAAATATCATTTTAAACTGCGGCGATTAACTGTGCCCCGATTCGAGGCCGACTCGGGAATGCTTTTGTCTTTCACGAAATCGGGGTATAACCAGGATAATTTCGGCCCGGTCAAAGTGCCTCAAAAATCCTGGTTCGTATTGGGCGACAACAGGCACAATGCTTACGATTCCCGGTATCTTGGATTTGTAAAGGAGAATGAGATCATTGCAACGGTGATGGGGAAATAG
- the recR gene encoding recombination mediator RecR — MNFSSKLLENAVAEFAKLPGVGQKTALRLVLHLLNQDKPDVERFSHAISKLRNEIQFCRVCHNISDLQVCEICASPKRDHSLICVVEDTRDVMAIQNTDQYNGVYHVLGGLISPMDGIGPSDLQVDTLVERLKGNDVKEVIFALSATMEGDTTIFYLHKKLKDFNINISTIARGIAFGGELEYVDEVTLGRSIVTRVPYENSLSK, encoded by the coding sequence ATGAACTTTTCGTCGAAGTTGCTGGAGAATGCAGTGGCCGAATTTGCCAAACTGCCGGGGGTGGGACAGAAGACCGCTTTGCGACTGGTGCTGCATTTACTTAACCAGGACAAGCCGGATGTGGAGCGTTTTAGCCATGCTATCAGCAAACTGCGTAACGAGATACAGTTTTGCCGCGTTTGCCATAACATATCGGATCTGCAGGTGTGCGAGATATGCGCTTCCCCAAAACGCGACCATTCGTTGATATGTGTGGTAGAAGATACACGTGACGTAATGGCTATACAGAACACTGATCAGTATAATGGAGTGTATCATGTGCTTGGCGGCCTGATATCGCCCATGGACGGAATAGGGCCGTCGGACCTGCAGGTGGACACTTTAGTTGAACGTCTAAAAGGAAATGATGTTAAAGAGGTTATCTTCGCCCTGAGTGCAACCATGGAGGGGGATACCACCATTTTTTACCTGCATAAAAAATTAAAAGATTTCAACATAAACATCTCAACCATAGCACGTGGCATAGCTTTTGGTGGTGAATTAGAGTACGTGGATGAGGTTACTTTAGGACGTTCTATCGTAACCCGTGTCCCATACGAAAATTCACTGTCAAAGTAA
- a CDS encoding SRPBCC family protein, giving the protein MAKLIKHQFFYPHPVKTVWDYFTKPELLEQWLMKNDFQPVVGHSFQLRTGPIPALNFDGIFHCQVLEIIPFKKLSYSWKSGPGGGKITLDSVVTWQLVPKDKGTEVFLEHRGFAKKENLDFYNGLLHGWVEKFQNIEKLLNAAQHGHTNA; this is encoded by the coding sequence ATGGCAAAACTCATTAAACATCAATTTTTCTACCCTCACCCGGTCAAGACCGTTTGGGATTACTTCACCAAACCCGAATTGCTTGAGCAATGGCTTATGAAAAACGATTTTCAACCGGTAGTCGGCCACAGCTTTCAACTCCGCACGGGTCCGATCCCGGCTCTCAATTTCGATGGCATCTTTCATTGCCAGGTATTGGAGATAATACCCTTCAAAAAACTTTCCTATTCGTGGAAAAGCGGCCCCGGTGGTGGTAAGATCACGCTCGACTCGGTAGTTACCTGGCAGCTGGTGCCAAAGGACAAGGGCACCGAAGTATTCCTGGAACATCGCGGTTTCGCAAAAAAGGAAAACCTGGATTTTTACAATGGACTGCTGCACGGATGGGTCGAAAAATTCCAGAATATCGAAAAACTTTTAAACGCTGCGCAACATGGCCATACCAACGCTTGA
- a CDS encoding ArsR/SmtB family transcription factor — protein MAIPTLDAFQVIGDPSRRKMLMLLSEDNLTINSLADNFNMSRPAVSKHIKILETAGFISITDIGRERYCTLKKDGFDELQAWLEYFDQFWASKLKKLETLLNNKLTN, from the coding sequence ATGGCCATACCAACGCTTGACGCATTCCAGGTCATTGGCGACCCAAGCCGGCGCAAAATGCTGATGCTGCTGTCGGAAGATAACCTTACCATTAACAGCCTTGCCGATAATTTCAACATGAGCCGCCCCGCTGTTTCCAAACACATCAAAATACTGGAAACCGCCGGCTTCATTTCCATTACCGACATTGGCCGCGAGCGGTACTGCACGCTCAAAAAGGATGGCTTCGACGAACTGCAGGCATGGCTCGAATACTTCGACCAGTTCTGGGCTTCGAAACTGAAGAAACTGGAAACTTTATTGAACAACAAATTAACCAACTAA
- a CDS encoding EthD family reductase — translation MKPKLIVLFFLLFACSAAFGQEKQNMTVVEKGLIKVSIMYPYAEGKTFNMEYYETKHMPMVASFLGSNLVKYTIEKGLANGIPNQPLPFMAIGIFYVKSLSDYQAAIGPHISAIRADFANYTNTTPVILVSEVVK, via the coding sequence ATGAAACCGAAACTAATTGTATTATTTTTCCTTTTATTTGCTTGTTCCGCCGCGTTTGGTCAGGAAAAACAGAACATGACCGTTGTTGAAAAGGGCTTAATTAAAGTATCCATCATGTACCCTTATGCAGAAGGTAAAACCTTTAATATGGAGTATTATGAAACCAAGCACATGCCTATGGTAGCATCGTTTTTGGGATCTAATTTAGTTAAATACACCATTGAAAAAGGGCTTGCCAACGGTATTCCAAACCAGCCGCTGCCTTTTATGGCCATTGGCATTTTTTATGTGAAGAGCCTGAGCGACTACCAGGCGGCTATCGGACCGCATATAAGCGCCATTCGTGCTGATTTTGCAAATTATACCAATACCACTCCTGTTATTTTGGTGAGTGAGGTGGTAAAGTAA
- a CDS encoding TCR/Tet family MFS transporter has translation MDQTPKLKRSAALGFIFVTIFVDMLGLGIIIPVLPKLLETLGHFSNSEASEYNGLLTGTYASMQFLFSPFMGNLSDRYGRRPILLASLFGFGIDYLFMAFAPTLGWLFVGRFIAGLTGATTSTATAYIADISEGDKRSSNFGLVGAASGLGFIVGISAGALLGAINIKFPFMAAAALALINAAYGYFVLPESLDKDHRRKFELKRANPVGALKTIGRYGSFAGLLVAFTLVYIAQKAVEYILSFFVYEKFNWQLYSVGILGFFIGVLLVGIQGGLIRWLIPKFGLKMNIIGGLLSYALGLTLLAFSSYGWQVYVYLIPYCLGGVSGPALQGLISNKVSKTEQGELQGILNSISSLSIVIGPLLMSYVFRYFTAKNSLVYFPGAPYILGAVLMLISVWLAAVNFRKNPSIQPADAA, from the coding sequence ATGGATCAAACACCTAAGTTAAAACGCTCCGCAGCGCTTGGATTTATTTTCGTCACCATTTTCGTGGATATGCTGGGGCTGGGTATTATTATACCGGTGCTTCCAAAACTGCTTGAAACGCTCGGGCATTTCAGCAATTCCGAAGCGTCTGAATACAACGGATTGCTGACCGGCACTTACGCCTCCATGCAGTTCCTATTCTCGCCATTTATGGGCAACCTGAGCGACCGTTACGGGCGCCGGCCCATATTACTGGCATCGCTTTTTGGGTTTGGTATAGATTACCTGTTTATGGCCTTTGCCCCTACTTTGGGCTGGCTTTTTGTCGGGCGTTTTATTGCCGGTCTAACCGGTGCTACAACCTCTACCGCGACGGCCTACATCGCCGATATCAGCGAGGGCGACAAGCGTTCGTCCAATTTTGGCCTGGTAGGTGCTGCATCAGGATTAGGTTTTATCGTCGGCATTTCAGCAGGAGCACTCCTTGGCGCTATCAATATCAAGTTCCCCTTTATGGCGGCAGCGGCCCTGGCACTCATCAATGCAGCCTACGGCTATTTCGTTTTGCCCGAATCACTGGATAAAGATCACCGCCGCAAGTTCGAGTTAAAACGGGCCAATCCTGTGGGAGCTTTAAAAACCATCGGCCGTTATGGATCGTTTGCAGGTCTGCTTGTAGCTTTTACCCTGGTTTATATTGCGCAAAAAGCGGTTGAATATATCCTTTCATTTTTTGTGTACGAAAAATTCAACTGGCAGCTATACAGCGTGGGCATACTGGGGTTTTTCATCGGTGTGTTACTGGTAGGTATACAGGGTGGCCTCATCCGCTGGCTGATACCCAAATTCGGGCTTAAAATGAATATTATTGGCGGGCTTTTATCCTACGCGCTCGGCCTTACCCTGCTCGCTTTTTCCAGCTACGGATGGCAAGTGTATGTGTACCTTATCCCCTACTGCCTTGGCGGTGTTTCGGGCCCGGCGTTGCAGGGACTGATCAGCAACAAGGTAAGCAAAACCGAACAGGGCGAACTGCAAGGGATACTGAACAGCATTTCCAGCCTGAGCATCGTCATAGGTCCCCTGCTCATGAGCTATGTATTCAGGTATTTTACGGCCAAAAACTCGCTGGTTTATTTCCCCGGCGCGCCTTATATACTTGGGGCCGTTTTAATGCTGATCAGCGTTTGGCTTGCAGCCGTAAATTTCAGGAAAAACCCCTCAATCCAGCCCGCTGACGCCGCCTGA
- a CDS encoding sodium:solute symporter yields MSPAILLTFIIGYFLVLLVISWLTSRKSSDNDTFFVANRNSKWYLVAFGMIGTALSGVTFISVPGKVGAPSGDQFAYFQFVLGNAAGFIIIATVLLPLYYRMKLTSIYSYIEHALGQWSYKTAAGIFLISRTIGSSFRLYLVVIVLQRFIFDNYHIPFAVTVLICLLLIWSYTFKGGLKTIIITDSLQTFFLVSSVFLSIYFICRSLNMNVFEAADAIKNSSYSKIFFLNDFMGNHLHLSKQFLGGLFITIGMTGLDQDLMQKNLSMGTIKEAQKNMFSFTGVFVIINIFFLSVGALLYIYAAKYGITVAKTDYLYPTIALKYLGVIPAVVFMLGLTAATFATTDSALTALTTSFCVDFLGFGKKKDLNTRAMVKTRHLVHIALSGLMLLTIIIFNAINNDAVVSAIFKVASYTYGPLLGLYSFGLFMGNRQVKDKLVPFICIISPIACYFLSLHSAEWLGGYVFDNELIIVNGSITFAGLLATSTRKAVNQ; encoded by the coding sequence ATGTCACCAGCTATACTGCTTACATTCATCATCGGTTATTTTTTAGTACTGCTTGTTATCTCGTGGCTCACATCGCGGAAATCGTCTGATAATGATACCTTCTTTGTGGCCAACCGTAATTCCAAATGGTATTTGGTGGCTTTCGGGATGATAGGGACCGCGCTGAGCGGCGTGACTTTTATTTCGGTGCCGGGCAAGGTGGGCGCGCCCTCGGGCGACCAGTTTGCTTATTTCCAATTCGTATTGGGCAATGCGGCAGGGTTTATCATTATCGCGACCGTATTGCTTCCGCTGTATTACCGTATGAAGCTGACCTCCATTTACAGTTATATCGAACATGCTTTGGGGCAGTGGAGCTATAAAACTGCAGCCGGCATATTCCTTATCAGCAGGACAATAGGATCATCGTTCCGGCTTTATTTGGTAGTGATCGTGCTACAACGGTTTATTTTCGATAATTATCATATTCCCTTTGCGGTTACCGTATTAATATGCCTGTTGCTGATATGGTCGTATACGTTCAAAGGCGGTTTGAAAACTATTATCATTACCGACAGCCTGCAAACTTTTTTCCTGGTATCGTCGGTATTCCTGTCGATCTATTTTATCTGCCGCAGCCTTAACATGAATGTTTTTGAAGCAGCCGACGCGATCAAAAACAGCAGCTATTCCAAAATATTCTTTTTGAATGATTTTATGGGCAACCACCTGCATTTAAGCAAGCAATTTTTGGGCGGGCTTTTCATCACCATCGGTATGACGGGTCTCGACCAGGACCTTATGCAGAAAAACCTGAGCATGGGTACTATCAAAGAGGCGCAAAAAAACATGTTCAGCTTTACAGGAGTGTTCGTTATCATCAATATTTTCTTCCTGAGCGTGGGCGCATTGCTTTATATCTACGCAGCCAAATATGGCATCACGGTAGCAAAAACGGACTACCTGTACCCTACCATCGCGTTGAAATACCTTGGGGTGATACCAGCTGTGGTTTTTATGCTTGGGTTGACAGCCGCCACCTTCGCAACAACCGATTCGGCCTTAACAGCATTAACAACATCGTTTTGTGTCGATTTTTTAGGGTTCGGCAAAAAGAAAGACCTGAACACCAGGGCCATGGTGAAAACCCGACATTTGGTACATATAGCCCTGTCGGGGCTGATGCTTTTAACCATTATTATTTTTAATGCCATTAATAATGATGCGGTGGTAAGCGCAATATTCAAGGTGGCATCCTATACTTACGGGCCGCTGCTTGGCTTATATTCTTTCGGCCTTTTTATGGGTAACAGGCAGGTGAAAGACAAACTGGTACCTTTTATTTGTATCATATCGCCGATAGCCTGTTATTTCCTAAGTTTGCACTCTGCCGAATGGCTGGGCGGGTATGTTTTCGACAATGAACTTATCATTGTGAACGGATCAATTACATTTGCCGGCTTGCTGGCAACCTCAACCCGGAAGGCAGTAAATCAATAA
- a CDS encoding DUF502 domain-containing protein has product MRKIFGALLNYFVKGLIIVVPVGAAVFLIFWAVSGIDSALNLSGFFLTDAKGRPIYIPGLGILNVVIIILIAGILVTNVITDPIKRWLNRWINRLPIFKFLYSSIKDLTEAFVGEEKKFSEPVLVEINEFGVKKIGFLVQKDLSKLGLPGDVAVYFPWSYSFAGQVIIISSDKVKPIDKSAADMMKFVISGGVSGLD; this is encoded by the coding sequence ATGAGAAAGATATTCGGAGCTCTGCTTAATTACTTCGTGAAGGGACTGATCATCGTAGTGCCCGTAGGCGCCGCGGTTTTCCTGATCTTTTGGGCAGTATCCGGGATAGACAGCGCCCTCAACCTCAGCGGATTTTTTTTGACAGACGCCAAAGGCCGCCCCATTTATATCCCGGGCCTGGGTATATTGAACGTTGTCATCATCATATTGATTGCAGGCATACTGGTTACCAATGTAATTACCGACCCCATAAAACGCTGGCTTAACCGGTGGATAAACCGGCTGCCTATTTTTAAATTCCTGTACTCGTCCATCAAAGATCTGACAGAAGCTTTTGTAGGCGAAGAAAAGAAATTCAGCGAACCTGTTTTGGTCGAGATCAATGAATTCGGGGTTAAGAAGATAGGATTTTTGGTGCAGAAAGATCTTTCCAAATTAGGTTTACCCGGCGATGTTGCCGTTTATTTTCCCTGGTCGTATTCCTTCGCGGGGCAGGTAATCATCATCTCTTCCGACAAAGTAAAACCAATTGACAAAAGCGCCGCTGATATGATGAAGTTTGTTATCTCAGGCGGCGTCAGCGGGCTGGATTGA
- a CDS encoding SRPBCC family protein — METQDFSTSFTVDQTPAEVFSAVTNVRGWWSERIDGGTAQLNDEFTYQRWDLHKCTMRLTEVVPNKRVVWLVLDNYFSFTKDQSEWVGNTIEFDITEKDGKTQLLFTQHGLVPAYECYDICFNAWTSYIQGSLKDLITTGKGQPNPKEELQNN, encoded by the coding sequence ATGGAAACACAAGATTTTAGCACCTCGTTTACGGTAGATCAAACCCCTGCCGAAGTATTCAGCGCTGTTACCAACGTTCGCGGATGGTGGTCCGAGCGCATCGATGGGGGCACCGCACAGCTTAATGACGAATTTACTTACCAGCGCTGGGACCTGCACAAATGCACCATGCGGTTAACCGAGGTTGTACCCAACAAAAGGGTAGTATGGCTGGTGCTCGATAACTATTTCAGCTTCACAAAGGACCAGTCCGAATGGGTGGGCAACACCATCGAATTTGACATCACCGAAAAAGATGGCAAAACACAGCTCCTTTTCACCCAACACGGCCTGGTACCCGCTTACGAATGCTATGATATTTGCTTCAACGCCTGGACCAGCTATATCCAGGGCAGCCTGAAGGACCTCATCACCACCGGTAAGGGTCAGCCTAATCCAAAGGAAGAATTACAGAATAATTAA
- a CDS encoding glycosyltransferase family 2 protein, with protein sequence MKLSVIFINHNSRNGLRLALNTLFKAKSSVSFEVIVVDNASADRSLEMLSFEFPKVQIIANSRYEGISKCYNKAIRAANGDYVLLLSPYSLTESNVLEKLSNFMDQHPLIGGASIRAVDYKGDYLPQSKHSLTNAWARFLKFAGLASCFPKSISNEHRRADWVEEFETSEVDVLYADNMLLRKSAIAKTGFFDERFKSYGHNIDLAYRLRQQGFKTYFYSKTYIIQLPGKVISKFSWDRMSHFYGAMFIFAAKFLFKLPVINIHDIGEIYPSQYEIE encoded by the coding sequence ATGAAACTATCGGTAATCTTTATCAATCACAATTCGCGCAACGGGCTGCGTTTGGCGTTGAACACCCTGTTCAAGGCAAAAAGCAGTGTGTCTTTTGAAGTTATCGTGGTTGATAATGCGTCCGCTGATCGTTCCCTCGAAATGCTTTCCTTCGAGTTTCCTAAAGTGCAGATCATTGCCAACAGCAGGTACGAAGGGATATCCAAATGTTACAATAAAGCCATCCGCGCCGCCAATGGCGATTATGTATTATTGCTGAGCCCTTACTCATTGACCGAAAGCAACGTGCTGGAAAAATTGTCCAATTTTATGGATCAGCATCCTTTAATAGGCGGCGCCAGTATACGGGCCGTGGATTACAAAGGCGATTACCTGCCGCAATCCAAACATAGCCTCACCAATGCATGGGCAAGATTCCTGAAGTTTGCGGGCCTGGCCTCGTGCTTTCCTAAGTCAATCTCAAATGAACACAGGCGGGCCGACTGGGTTGAAGAGTTTGAAACATCTGAAGTGGACGTGCTGTACGCGGATAACATGCTGCTGCGCAAATCGGCAATTGCGAAAACCGGCTTTTTCGACGAACGCTTTAAAAGTTACGGACACAACATCGATTTGGCCTACCGCCTGCGGCAGCAGGGCTTCAAAACTTACTTTTATTCAAAAACATATATCATTCAGTTACCGGGCAAGGTTATCAGCAAATTTAGCTGGGATCGCATGAGCCATTTTTATGGCGCTATGTTTATCTTCGCAGCTAAATTTTTGTTTAAACTGCCTGTGATCAACATCCACGACATAGGCGAAATTTACCCTTCGCAGTATGAAATTGAATGA
- a CDS encoding LysR family transcriptional regulator, producing the protein MELRQLKYFLKAKELLNFTDAARALNISQSTLSQQIKQLEDELNVPLFNRIGKRITLTEAGDLFSNYASQSINKANEGLLLLQDLKNLNTGKITVGVIYSMRILFAKILIQFADQYPNIKIQVVFGTTKDLLEKLNLHQFDFILTFHEKPTNAQLKYQTLLKTNMVLVTGKRSPLAQKTNISLNEVAALPLALPFSGYSTIQFIEESFSQKSLIPNICMEINDIPTLFEIVKTGHWHTILSDTSVNDPDVVAIPIDGKNMRRTIMIISLREAYEKKAVKKFHEMLTKI; encoded by the coding sequence ATGGAATTAAGACAGCTCAAATACTTTTTGAAAGCTAAAGAGTTATTAAATTTTACGGATGCTGCAAGAGCGTTGAACATCAGTCAAAGTACTTTATCACAGCAAATTAAGCAACTGGAAGATGAATTAAATGTGCCATTGTTTAATCGCATTGGCAAAAGAATTACGCTTACCGAAGCCGGTGATCTGTTTAGCAATTACGCTTCGCAAAGTATAAACAAAGCCAATGAAGGATTATTGCTTTTACAGGATCTGAAAAATTTGAATACAGGGAAAATAACCGTCGGCGTAATTTACTCCATGCGAATTCTTTTTGCCAAAATATTGATACAGTTTGCTGACCAGTATCCAAATATCAAAATCCAGGTTGTATTTGGCACCACAAAGGACCTTCTCGAAAAACTTAATTTACATCAATTCGATTTTATTTTGACATTCCATGAAAAACCCACCAACGCCCAGCTGAAATATCAAACACTTTTAAAAACAAATATGGTATTGGTAACGGGCAAAAGGTCGCCCCTGGCGCAAAAAACCAATATATCACTTAACGAAGTGGCCGCGCTGCCATTGGCTTTACCTTTCAGCGGTTACAGTACCATACAGTTTATTGAGGAGTCGTTCAGCCAAAAAAGTCTGATTCCGAACATTTGTATGGAAATAAACGACATACCTACTTTATTTGAAATTGTAAAAACAGGCCATTGGCATACTATATTGAGCGACACCAGTGTAAACGACCCTGATGTAGTGGCCATCCCCATTGATGGAAAAAATATGAGGCGAACTATAATGATCATTTCGCTCAGGGAAGCCTACGAGAAGAAGGCCGTAAAAAAATTCCATGAGATGCTGACTAAAATATAA
- a CDS encoding peroxiredoxin, with protein sequence MINFSSRAQGSKRSLDVGDKLPAFSLKDQDGNTFNSADHIGKSMMVIYFYPKDESMVCTKEACAFRDDFDDFTEAGAKVIGINGGTVASHKAFEQHYKLPFTLLSDPGDKVYKLFGVKGSLFFTGRKTFVIDLQGKIVYTHDGLLEGRAHADESLKYITATHK encoded by the coding sequence ATGATCAACTTTTCGTCGAGGGCCCAGGGTTCAAAAAGATCTTTAGATGTTGGCGATAAGCTGCCGGCGTTTTCGCTGAAAGACCAGGATGGTAATACTTTTAACAGTGCCGACCATATTGGCAAAAGCATGATGGTGATCTACTTTTACCCGAAGGACGAGAGTATGGTTTGTACCAAAGAGGCCTGCGCTTTCCGCGATGACTTTGACGATTTTACCGAAGCCGGCGCCAAAGTTATCGGTATTAACGGCGGCACGGTTGCCAGTCATAAGGCATTTGAACAGCATTATAAACTACCATTCACCCTGCTAAGCGACCCCGGCGATAAGGTTTATAAACTATTCGGGGTAAAGGGCAGCCTGTTTTTCACCGGCCGCAAAACCTTCGTCATCGATCTTCAGGGCAAAATCGTTTACACCCACGATGGCCTGCTGGAAGGTAGGGCCCACGCGGACGAATCGCTGAAATATATAACCGCGACGCATAAGTAG
- a CDS encoding LOG family protein → MTGEEKIRQAFENKNWQEIKVTDSWQIFKIMAEFVDGFEKLAKIGPCVSIFGSARTHNDNKYYKLAEDTARLLTERGYGVISGGGPGIMEAANKGAYEAGGKSVGLNIELPFEQFHNKYIDRDKLLEFDYFFIRKVMFMKYSQGFIILPGGFGTMDESFEAITLIQTGKIARFPIVFVGVDYWSGLFNWVKEKMLEQEHTISPDDLNLYRVVDTAEEATEHIFRFYDKYVLKPNF, encoded by the coding sequence ATGACCGGTGAAGAGAAAATAAGACAAGCATTTGAAAATAAGAACTGGCAGGAAATAAAAGTTACCGACTCGTGGCAGATATTCAAGATCATGGCCGAATTTGTCGACGGTTTCGAGAAACTGGCTAAAATAGGTCCTTGCGTTTCCATATTTGGTTCGGCACGCACACATAACGACAATAAATATTATAAACTGGCCGAAGACACCGCACGGTTGCTGACCGAACGCGGCTACGGTGTTATTTCGGGCGGCGGCCCCGGTATTATGGAAGCTGCCAATAAAGGCGCTTACGAAGCCGGAGGCAAGTCAGTGGGCCTGAATATTGAACTGCCTTTTGAGCAGTTCCACAATAAATATATAGACAGGGATAAACTACTGGAGTTTGATTACTTCTTTATCCGCAAGGTCATGTTCATGAAATACTCGCAGGGCTTTATTATCCTGCCCGGCGGATTTGGTACGATGGATGAATCGTTCGAAGCCATAACGCTGATACAAACGGGTAAGATAGCGCGGTTCCCCATCGTATTTGTCGGTGTCGATTACTGGAGCGGTCTATTCAATTGGGTGAAAGAAAAGATGCTTGAGCAGGAGCATACGATTAGTCCCGATGACCTGAACCTTTACCGCGTGGTTGACACCGCAGAAGAGGCCACCGAACACATCTTCCGTTTCTACGATAAATATGTATTGAAACCGAATTTTTAA
- a CDS encoding SDR family oxidoreductase — protein MKLNDKVVIITGASSGIGKALAIEFASRGADLVVAARNYVALCELTESLINKYHIKAVAVQCDVSVEEDCDYLIKQAILTFGRIDVLVNNAGISMRALFKDVDLKVLKSIMDINFWGTVYCTKYALPHLLKTKGSVVGVSSVAGYKGLPGRSGYSASKFAMNGFLEVLRVENLHNGLHVLTACPGFTASNIRNVALAKDGSQQGETHMEEENLMTAEEVAKRITDGVENHTRTLIMTRQGKLAVLLSKFVPAFVDKMVYKTFAKEKDSLLK, from the coding sequence ATGAAATTGAATGATAAAGTAGTCATTATCACCGGGGCATCATCAGGGATAGGCAAGGCGCTGGCAATTGAGTTTGCAAGTCGCGGAGCCGATCTTGTGGTAGCCGCCCGAAACTATGTGGCCCTTTGCGAACTTACCGAAAGCCTCATCAATAAATACCACATTAAGGCTGTTGCCGTGCAGTGCGATGTGTCGGTAGAAGAGGACTGCGATTACCTTATCAAACAAGCCATACTCACCTTTGGCCGTATCGATGTGCTGGTGAACAACGCCGGTATCAGCATGCGCGCGCTGTTTAAGGATGTCGACCTGAAAGTGCTTAAATCTATCATGGATATCAACTTTTGGGGCACGGTCTACTGCACCAAATACGCCCTTCCACACCTGCTCAAAACCAAAGGCAGTGTAGTTGGTGTATCATCAGTAGCAGGGTATAAGGGACTGCCCGGCCGCTCGGGTTACTCGGCTTCCAAATTTGCCATGAACGGCTTCCTCGAAGTATTACGGGTCGAAAACCTGCACAACGGCCTCCACGTGCTTACTGCCTGCCCGGGCTTTACTGCATCCAACATCCGCAATGTGGCGTTGGCTAAAGACGGCAGCCAGCAGGGCGAAACCCACATGGAAGAAGAAAATCTGATGACCGCCGAAGAAGTGGCCAAGCGTATTACCGACGGCGTCGAAAACCATACCCGCACTCTCATCATGACCCGCCAGGGCAAACTGGCGGTACTGCTCAGCAAATTCGTGCCCGCTTTTGTCGATAAGATGGTTTATAAAACGTTTGCGAAAGAGAAGGACTCCCTGTTGAAGTAG